In Pelecanus crispus isolate bPelCri1 chromosome Z, bPelCri1.pri, whole genome shotgun sequence, the following are encoded in one genomic region:
- the IL7R gene encoding interleukin-7 receptor subunit alpha, producing the protein MTQASTVLSIFVLFLHTTFGESGCTSADCDGTFGDDEPDNFDIDCFSQLEFKDSYSSLTCNFTEPPPQNTNYTLALCTKEDSNYVCFNMEKQEDAYFLQFTDILSNKDVCMDSETKGRVCRNLVVTDIVKPEVPFDINITYQKEANEYLIHYSTPHSWKKYLKDKLIHQIAYRKEEGTWKTIESPYLQVKLLGQNLESDASYEVKVRSQPNGDYFKGIWSEWSTSKSFRTTREQHSTESYSSVVVVIPSIVGFMLFIVMIVLSVTFWENRIKPAVWPNLPDHKKTLEQLCKKPKNNFDISFNPESFGYVHIHKVDGIQAKAEMENFLKPPTALETNLAEKFRSRSDLKMIPVMTDKSNLNLPVTYGGIWPAEALHRLLGTSQFAATEGNCGSSTYEVCHSNRVPLCNDGFNLPSAPPLDPSGQPGPEPLNADTVSQMLPTSEMRSPNNEEAYVTMSSFYKIQ; encoded by the exons ATGACACAGGCGAGTACAGTATTGAGCATTTTCGTCTTGTTTCTTCACACCACTTTTGGGGAAAGTGGTTGCACCTCAGCAGATTGTGATG GGACTTTTGGAGATGACGAACCAGACAATTTTGACATTGACTGCTTCAGCCAGCTGGAATTTAAGGATTCCTATAGCAGCTTGACCTGCAATTTCACCGAGCCGCCTCCTCAAAACACTAACTATACCCTGGCCCTGTG TACCAAGGAAGACAGCAATTATGTGTGCTTCAATATGGAGAAACAGGAAGACGCGTATTTCTTACAATTCACTGATATACTCTCAAATAAAGACGTTTGCATGGACTCTGAGACAAAGGGAAGGGTCTGCAGGAATCTGGTTGTAACTGATATTG TTAAGCCTGAAGTACCATTCGATATAAACATCACATACCAAAAAGAGGCAAATGAATATCTTATTCATTATAGTACACCACACTCATGGAAGAAATACTTAAAGGACAAATTAATACACCAAATAGCCTATCGGAAGGAAGAAGGTACTTGGAAG aCAATAGAGTCACCATACCTTCAGGTAAAATTACTGGGGCAAAACCTCGAAAGTGATGCATCGTATGAGGTGAAAGTACGTTCACAGCCCAACGGAGATTATTTTAAGGGCATCTGGAGCGAATGGAGCACTTCCAAGAGCTTCAGGACCACAAGGGAGCAGCATTCCACAGAGAGCT ATAGCAGTGTGGTCGTGGTTATACCCTCCATCGTGGGATTCATGCTGTTCATTGTTATGATTGTCCTGAGTGTGACTTTCTGGGAAAACAG GATCAAGCCTGCTGTGTGGCCAAACCTTCCTGATCATaaaaaaacactggaacaaCTATGCAAGAAGCCAAAAAAT AATTTTGATATAAGCTTTAACCCAGAGAGTTTTGGTTATGTTCATATCCATAAAGTGGATGGCATTCAAGCAAAAGCggaaatggaaaattttctgAAGCCACCAACTGCTCTAGAGACAAACCTTGCAGAAAAATTTAGAAGCAGATCAGACCTGAAGATGATCCCTGTGATGACAGACAAAAGCAACCTAAACTTGCCTGTGACTTACGGAGGAATCTGGCCAGCTGAAGCCCTGCACAGACTCCTGGGCACCAGCCAGTTTGCAGCCACCGAAGGAAACTGTGGCTCCAGCACATATGAGGTGTGCCACAGCAACAGGGTGCCCCTGTGCAATGATGGTTTCAatcttccctctgctcctcccctggatccctctgggcagcctggacCAGAGCCCCTAAATGCTGACACCGTATCCCAGATGCTGCCTACCAGTGAAATGAGGTCACCAAACAACGAGGAAGCCTATGTCACAATGTCGAGCTTCTACAAAATTCAGTAA